The genomic window GGCGGCCCCGGTGACTCGCCCGCCTGCCCGCCCACGTGCGTGGAGAGGAACGAAGCGCAACCAGTCGCGGCGCCCGCGCTTGCCGCCGGTGGGTGCCTCACCTCGGAGGCCGGCGGGGGCCGTAACCCGAGCCCCGCTGCCACGACCCATATTTGCATAATTCGGTCCCCCCCCAACTCTTTCGGACTCAGGGCTGGAGATGCGAGTCGGGCTCCCCTCCGAGGCGTCGTCTTGCCGGTGGTCAGCGCGGGGGCCGCAGGACTGGCCGGAGCGCAGGCGGAGCGGGCTGGCGCACGTGGTAAGAGTGcagctttcttttattcttctttttaaagaaacggGAACTTTTCACGTTTTTGCCGAGGGTGGAGGTACTTCCAACGGTGCTAATCTTGCCGCGACTTCTTGcctttccccttttatttttaatctccaaTTGGAAAAGTGCGCGCAGCGCCAGCAAGAAACTTTCCCAAAATTTCTCTGGTGTTTTAAGTCAGGAAGATGGCCGGCCAATTACGAGGCGGGCAGAGGGAGAAGCGGAGCGCGAGAAGAGGAGCTGAGGCCCCTCACCGCCGCCCCGGGGCCCTGACCGCCGCGCGCGCGGGGCCGGGCGGGAGCGGGTTCGCCGCGGCAGGTGAGCGGCGGGAGAGCCGCCTGCAGCGCCGCGCTGCCTCCACGGCGTGGCGCCGTGGCTCTCGGTAGCCCGCGCCCCCACGAGGCTGGGGCTGTCCTGGCTAGGGCAGGGCCGGACCCTAGAGGCAGTCCCGCGCACTGTCCCAGGCCTCGGCTGCTTTGGGGGCGGGAAAGGGGTGGCAGGCGGCCGCTCTCCAGGTTTGAGCAATTGAGACCAGCCCCCTACGAGGCCCCGGCCAGGCTCGGAGCGCTCCCAAGGCGGGCCAGGGCGCGCCGGGAGATAGGAGAGGTCAGAACAACCGACCAGAGTCTGGActctgaaaagtttaaaaattgttttgagaACTAAGTATAAAGGTTCTTGTCGGGgccagtttttctgttttgttttttaactctcAAAGGTAAAAGTGTGTACGGTGATGGCGACTCGAAACTGGCGTTAGCGTCACCGTTTGCTATCACTCTGGATCTTGCTGGGCTCTCCGAGGTGGCTCTTGGCCAGGGAAAGGAAGAATATTCCTCTTAATGTGTGTGTTTTGGAGTAAGGCTCGGGTGCGGGCAGAGCGCCCCTCCGGAgggttttgggggtgggggactgcGGTGGCGGTCGGTCCAGGCAGTGTGAAGGTGAAGATGGGTGTTTTCGCAGAGCACCCTGTCGAGCAAACCCAGGCGCCCGCTCTTGCCGACCAGTCACTCTGTTGGAGAGGCGGATGCACGGGCGCGCTGTCAACAGGGAGGTGTGTAGCGTAAGGTGTGCGAGTGGGTGTGTGAAGAAGGCGGCGGGGGCTGGAGTGTGTGTAGCGGAAGTGGAGCGCGTGTGAGTGTaagagtgtgtgtgcgtgtggcgggGCAGGGTGAGTGTCCAAACCTCCATCTGGACGCCCCCACACAGCCGACCGCCCAGACGCGCCGGGAAGGGCGCCCGCTAAGGCAGCAGCTGAAGGGGGGCGGGGAGCGCGCGGGCAGAGGAAGGGGGGTGTCTCCGGCTGAGGATTTCTCTCGAAGCTCCCCGCAGTTATCTGCTCCTCTGAGGGTCTACTCCCCCCCACCAAGGTGCCCAAAatacttaaacaaacaaacaaccccaaacctgttcCGTTTTCGCTCCTGTATAAATAGAACAGACTTTCCAAAAAAGCAATACCGCATTCACTCTTATCACCAGCCACTTCTTTCCACCAAGTAATTCAGAAAAAAGCAGTCAGCTTCCGTGAATGcatgcagcttttttttttttttttcttttctgcctccttTTGCTTGCGGTTTTGAGCTGCCAAGAAAGTGAGTAGGGGTTTGACTGTAGTGTCTCGGCTCCGTTCGGTTTCTTTCCGAAGTTTAATTTTCCGGAATGGCTCCCAAACAAGGGCTGGGGAGGCGGAGCTGCCGGCACCGGATCTTCGCCTTTTTTGGAAAGTCCCGGAGAACCGGAATTCCTCCCCGCCCCGGAGGCCTCGCCGCAGCCGGGACCCGATCGCTCTCCCACAGTGGCCTAAGCCGGACCGGTGGCGCGGCCCATCCCTGCCGGGCTCTGAGCCCTGGACCCGGGCTGCGGCTCGGGCCGCCTGCCCCAGACCCCTGCGGGCTGCAAGCTGGGAGTCGCGAGCCCGGAGGAGCCCGCGCAGCCGAGCCCCTATGCAAATAGGCCATGTGACGGCAAAAGCCGCCAGGCCCAGCCCTGTTCCTCAGTCCATATATGGGCAGTGACGTCACGGGCAGTGAGGACCTGCCCATAAATACTTAGAGCAACACTTTCCGTCTAACCGAGAGAGCAGCAATTGATTAATAGCTCGGCGAGGGGACACACTGACTGTTATAATAACACTACACCAGCGACTCCTGGCTTCCCAGCCGGAACCCAGGCGAGAGTCAGTGGCAAATAGCcatctttcttcttaaaaaaccAGCAACTTGTTTGCTAGTTTTGGATCtgttagttattttattttatttttttttttgaggggggtatTTGCTTTTAAGTGTGGAGGGCACAAGGAGATACCAACCTAGGCTCAGTCCAATCCCTCTCCAAAACGGCTTCTCTGACACTCAGGGTAGCGAGGGAGTTGGGTCTCCAGGTTGTGCGAGGAGCAAATGATGACCGCCAAGGCCGTAGACAAAATCCCAGTAACTCTCAGTGGTTTTGTGCACCAGCTGTCTGACAACATCTACCCGGTGGAGGACCTCGCCCCCACGTCGGTGACCATTTTCCCCAATGCCGAACTAGGAGGCCCCTTTGACCAGATGAACGGAGTGGCCGGAGGTAAGCCGCGTGCCCCCTTCGCGAACCGGGCTCACGCCGCTCGGAGGTGGTGGGTGGGTTTTCGTGCGTGTGCGGGACTTGGAGGAGAGGTGGAAGGTGTTGATTGAACTGGATTTGAAGAATAGAAGGGGGTGCAGGAGGAAAGCGGGAGCGGGGACTCGGGCGTTGGAGCTGAGCGCGCGGGCAGATGCACCAGGTTGCCAGCGAACCGGCGTGCGTGCGCCGCGGCGCGCCCAGCCCCGGGCGGGCTTAGGCATAAGAGTAGGAGGTGGTGCCCCACCAGGCTTCGGGCTTATGGGAGCCTTAATGCCGGCGGCACCCCAGCCTCCCCAATCCCGGGGTAGGGGCAAAGTGATGGGGAAGTTCGGGGCTCTGGCGGAAAGCTGAGCGTCTGGAGAGCGGAGCGGCGGAGATGCCCGAGGAAGCGTCCGCCGCTTCCTCCTCGGTAGAGGAGACCCGGGGAAAATCTCGGAGCGCTCTCCTCCTGCGGTCTGAAGGAGCGCCCCCACCTGCGCGCTGCCAGCGAAGTTGAGGGGGTTGGCCCGGCggggaggaggagatggagggcGGGCAACGGCGGGAAGCGGTCCCGTGGCTGCCGAGGGAGGCCGGTAGGGCGCCGGCGCCGCGAGTTTCCTTGGCGGTGGCAAGTGGTCTCCCGAAGCCCGCGCACCTTCCCCGAAGCCCTGCCACTGCCTTTGGGCTGAGGCGAGGCCGCGCAGGTGTGGGACAAGGCTGAAACGATTGGGAAAGGAAACCTATTTAGACTCCTTCCATGGCAGAGCCCGATTCCCTCCAGCAgcgggagagggagggaaggaaggaacctGGGGTGGGGAGCAGCTGGGAAATCACTGACCCCCTTCTTTGGCTCACCGCTCAGGCTGACACCTTCGCTGCACTGGCTGGGGTCAGTCTCCTGGGTAGTGCCTGCCCTAGCTGTGGGACCTcaggcaaaggagagagagaacttCCAGGCAGATGGGGAATTTTTAATACTGCTGCTATTATTGGGTGTTTTCATTGGGGACTGGAGCCACAGATGGCTgtatgtggtgggggtgggggcgggggtagcTCATCCTGCTTTCCTGGAGGTAGTTTGAATCCTAGACTGTGGCTGGCTTCCACAGTAGGATCCTGGGCTAGCCTCTTCTTACTGTCTTTGGGCCACGATTTCCCCACCTGTTGAATTCTGCCCCGGCTTACAGTGCTGGAGTCCTTGGGGTGGGACTCATGTGAGACCAGAAGGGTGAGAAGGGATTCTTGGCTGCATTCTCAATGCTCCACCTCCATTCTTCTTTTCCCCTCCCCAGATGGCATGATCAACATTGACATGACTGGAGAGAAGAGGTCCTTGGATCTTCCATATCCCAGCAGCTTTGCTCCGGTCTCAGCACCCCGAAACCAGACCTTCACTTACATGGGCAAGTTCTCCATTGACCCCCAGTACCCTGGTGCCGGCTGCTACCCAGAAGGTATCATCAACATTGTGAGTGCAGGCATCCTGCAGGGGGTCACCTCCCCAGCTTCCACCACAGCCTCCTCCAGCGTCACCTCTGCCTCTCCCAACCCACTGGCCACTGGACCCTTGGGTGTGTGCACCATGTCCCAGACCCAGCCTGACCTGGACCACCTCTAcactccgccgccgccgcctccttaTGCGGGCTGTGGAGGAGACCTCTACCAGGACCCCTCTGCGTTCCTATCAGCAGccaccacctccacctcctcctctctgGCCTACCCACCACCTCCTTCCTATCCGTCCCCCAAGCCAGCCACGGACCCAAGTCTCTTCCCCATGATCCCAGACTATCCTGGATTTTTCCCCTCACAGTGCCAGAGAGACCTACACGGTACAGCTGGCCCAGACCGCAAGCCCTTTCCCTGTCCCCTGGACTCCCTGCGAGTCCCCCCTCCACTCACTCCGCTCTCCACCATCCGCAACTTTACCCTTGGAGGGCCCAGTGCTGGGGCCACAGGGCCAGGGGCAGGCGGAGGCAGCGAGGGACCCCGGCTACCTGGCACTGGCTCGGCAGCGGCTGCCGCAGCCGCCTACAACCCACACCATCTGCCCCTGCGGCCCATTCTGAGGCCTCGAAAGTACCCCAACAGGCCGAGCAAGACCCCAGTGCATGAGAGGCCCTACCCGTGCCCAGCAGAAGGCTGTGACCGGCGCTTCTCCCGCTCGGACGAGCTAACCAGGCACATCCGGATCCACACAGGGCACAAGCCCTTCCAGTGTCGGATCTGCATGCGCAACTTCAGCCGCAGCGACCACCTCACTACCCACATCCGCACCCACACTGGCGAGAAGCCCTTTGCCTGTGATTACTGCGGCCGCAAGTTTGCCCGCAGTGATGAGAGGAAGCGCCACACCAAGATCCACCTGAGACAGAAGGAGCGCAAGAGCAGTGCCCCATCCTCGGCGGTGCCGGCTGCCTCCAGCGCCTCTTGCAGCGGGGGCGCGCAGGCCGGGGGGACCCTgtgcagcagcaacagcagcactaTTGGTGGAGGGTCCCTCGGCCCTTGCTCGTCTCGGACCCGGACGCCCTAAGATGAGACTCACGTTGACACACCAGCTCTGAGGCCCCGGAGGCCCTTCGTCCATTGGAGCTGCACGACAAACACTACCACCCATTCCTGCCCTTCCTTCATTTCACTGGGCAAAGGGCCTTGAAGGAGCCTAgcactgcccccaccccgccccctccttTCCACTTAGAAGCAGGTCTTAGCCTGCTTCTAAAACTTAGCCCACCTTAGTCTGTCTTAGGTGAGTTAACTGTCACCCCAAATTAATGGGGAGGCTCAGAAGGGAGTTGGGTGGAGGGGCCTCTGACCTAGAGGGCTGAGGCCTGACCCTACTTTAAAGGGTTGTTTGACTAGGTTTGATGCCCCTCTCTTATTTTGACTGGTTAGTTTTTTGACTCTGGATGTCAGAACTGATTTGAGACTTTTTCTACAGTAGTTTGGGAGATGCTGATCTCTTCAGATGGGGACAGCAAAAAGGCAGAAGCAAAGCTGATGTGCACTTTAATGGCCTGGGACTGATTTGGGGGATGCTGTACAGTGGGCGAAGCATGGCCTTTACGCTGCATTCTGTTGCCCTAGAAGTGAATCAAAGCTTATCTAGTCATCTCAACCCTTTAAGCAATATGTATTATAAACTTAGAGAACAGAAGTGCAATGTGATGGGAGGGATATAGCAATACCTGCTCCTTTTTGAGTGGTTTGAGAAACGTAAAGACTATTTTTTCAGTGTATATCCATTcagattttgtgtatttttgatgTGCACTGTTCTCCAAGTTCTGAAcctttgggaaaagaaaaagtaaaacatttatcTCTTGCAGTGAGTCAGAGGTTAACTTATTTAAAGGGGGATGTACATATATTCTCTGAAACTAGGATGCATGCAATTGTGTTGGACGTGTCCTTGGTGCCTTGTGTGATGTAGACAATGTTTCAGGGTCTGCATGTAAATGGGTTGCCTTActatggagaaaaaaatcactCCCTGGGTTTAGTATGGCTGTATATTTCTGCCTAttaatatttggattttttttagaaAGTATATTTTTGTATGCTCTGTTTTGTGACTTAAAAGTGTTACCTTTGTAGTCAAATTGCAGATAGGAATGTAAATAATGTTACTGGAGCTGACTTGTTTGGTTATTAGCTCTTAATAGTTGTGgaaatataaatgatttattCTAACACAAAACCACTAACTGAAGTTCAGATAATGAATGGTTTATGACTATAgtgtaaataaatacttttcaacAATATTTTTGCTGCAGAAATTATTTATGCAAGATTTATTGGGTGTGACTTCAACAGTACCCAGTGGGTTTTAGTACTTTGACCAGCCCATGATCTCCAAGTTTTCTTTGCTAGTCTCCACATCGGCCCTCTTGCTGCAAAGCAATCTCCATTCATAATCAAACATGAGCATTCGCTGGTGTTCGGGGATTTCCCCCATGCATTAGTGTAAAAGTGGGGAGGCGTTGTTTTGACTCATTGTTCCGTCCTCTGTAACAGCCTATAGCTTCTCTCTGCTCCTGAGTGGGCTCCGGAAAATAAATACTTACAAACAAGTGCCCACTCGGAGACTACACATTTGCAACTGCTTTCAGAACCCTGACCAGAGCCTGGAACTCAGACGAGATGTGGCTTTGTGGAAAGTGTGGTGGCGTGGTCAAGCTGGAAATGACTTTCAGGTTCCAGGATTAGTCTCATGACCACAGAAAACTTTTTGAAAAGCGCTATCGCCTCTTCTGATCAAAAATGCACTCAGACACTGCTGATGACAGTATTAATGGGTTACCAAAGGAATTACCCCAGGACTCATTTCTCTCCAGACGTCTCCCCGATTACACCCATTTGGAAGGATCATTCTCTGCCATAGGTCTGGTGGGTCTAGAGACAAATACCCAGCTTTTTAGTTGATGTACAGGTGTACACCAGCCTTAAAATCTCAAAAGACAATCTGAATCAAATAGGAAAATATGGCCCTTCGTTGGATAATGCTTTGCAGAACAATAGGGATCATTTTAGTACAAGCCTTTTGTAgtgattttaaagtataaattaacTAAAACCCCCTCCCCCCGACAATATCTATCTATAATACAATACAGATTGTCTTTGttatcttttttactttataactGGACCTGAATAATATTTAACTTCACTCACTGCCTCTGGATCCTTACACAAGTGTAACACATTGGAGTGCCCACTGTCTAGATACATCATCTGAAAACTGTGTCGTCTGTTACTAAGACATGGCTGATAATAGATGGCTTGTATTTTAGAACAGCACACAGTGGCTGCTACTCAGGGAAACTCTTTTTTGGCCCTTACCAACACAGCAGCACTAGAATTTGAAATCTGATTTGTGGGCATAAGTAACCCTTATTTCTTCCCTGTCCTTATTTCAAAGATGCACAATACCTCTCATAACTACTAAATGGAACTTTCTAAACTCCAGTGTCAGATCATTCTAAGTGACTGGTGTCATCCCATTAGATTcattattttctagtttgttggCATAGTATCATCGTTGCTTGGCCAATTTTGTTAAAGAAGTTTTGTATATATAACAATGCCATTTTgataattgtttttaataatacTCTCCTACtaaaacatcattaaaaaataaacctaaatgaaaatgaaatgttagttgctcagtctgatGGGACTCTTTGACAttgcatagactgtagcctgccaggctcctgtccatgggattctcaaggcaacaatactggagtggggtgtcattccAGGGgacttttctgacccagggatcaaatccaggtctcccacgttgcaggcagattctttataacctgagccaccagggaagccataaataCATCTAAGTTCTATGTGATTTATAACTGTCTtgccaaattttaattttagagcaCCTTCAATCAAGACAAGGTAAACAATCATTTACAAAGCAACAGACCAAACTTTTTTTAATAAGATGAAAGACATTTTGATAGTTAAATTGATTACATAGTCACTTTTGCCTTGATGTAGGTTTGGTGACCTGGCATTACCATACCATAAGGAATATACCTTGGTGTTTTTTCAGAGCCAACTTTCTGGGTTTTACTCCTTGATTTCAACATGTTAGGTCAATCTTTAATCATATTTTACTCTGCTTGAAACATTCAGGATACTTTTCACAGGTGTCTCATTTTTTTTACTCTGCCCAAGAAATAAAGCATATAAAGCTAATACGTCTGCTCTTTTAGTCAATAtgctttattaaataatattatagaTGTTTCAGCTGTTACTGGGacttcttattaaaaataaacgtCCAGAGACTGACTAATTCCTTAAAGATTATAATGCAGTTGAGATGGTTCAGTACACGTTAAAAATAGGTATACTAATTTTAGGTTAGGTTTCCAACTATTTGTAAACCAGGCTATTTAATTTCAATATCCTAACTGCTAATGAAACTAAGGCAAATTGTTTGGTATATATTAAAAATGGTTGTAGTGATATTTTAACACTTCAATACAACTTTGGGGGTGGTGGTAGGAAGGAAAGGTCACTATCCCCTCCCCACAGGTGCCTACAATGCTGCCAATccaaagtagtgaaacaagtgttacagaaaaagcaaagaaaagaaaatatttaagtccAAAGATTCTTTCCTCCAAGAAtgaaagttgtttttcttttttctgcactAGCTTATTTTCCTTAGGTTAAATATAAAAGCAGTATTTTTGGTGCAGCAAATAGTATGGTTGCATGTTAGATAATTTCAGATGTGTTTTCAATCAGGCTGTTTCAAAGATTACACACACCGGAAATAAACTATTCAGTTTATATTATTACTTGGACTTTAGAATCTCCAGAAGACCCCCAGTTTTTTACTGCAACATATCTTACCATACAGACTGTGAACCTTTTACAGTAATTCAAATACAGACATTATAGCAAGTAatattttccttctccattttgcaATAATCAAATAAGGTTACTTCTAAACAATTACAAAATGCCTTTATTTTCCATAAGTACAGATTTTAATCCAGAAATGTAAAcatccctggatcagaagattCATTATCTATATGGGGCTTAACAAATGATTTCCTTCTTTGACACTCATTGTACTGTAAGAATCAATGGTCAGCTTCTGTGTGTGATGGGAAGTTCTGAATTCAGAACAGGAGAGTTACAAGAGTGGCCCTGCCTTCAGGTTAGAGTTGAATAGTAATGGGCAGAGTCCTGAATTAAAGACACACTATTGCTTCTTCGGTGAGCAGAACTAGAGCACAAGATTCTACTATTTGGAATAGACCAGTGACGAGAATCCTCCTGAGATGCCTAGACTAATGCACCTACAAGGGGACAATGGAGAAGGAATAAAAGGTGCCAGTTTTGGGAAAAGGTAAAGGCTGTTAGTGTTGAAAGGTCAGATAACCCACTCCTGTTGACCAACacacattactttaaaaaatggttcatCATTTTCACTGGTAAACAGCAGTTAGTGTAAATTCCATCCATGCAATTCagacttaataaaaaaaaaatcaattcccaTAAAGTAGTAGGCAGATATATAATACTCTAAATTGATATAACCAGAGAATTAAAAAGCTTTAGAAGTATTAGACAAACTTTCATCGATGAGAGGCAGTTATTGCATTTGTTATTCAACAGAAAAGTTAAGTGATTAGTATCATTGTGCTCATTAGTCCTTGTAGGAGAAGACAACTTTTTTCCACAGTTGTTACCCATACATATTATAGGAATATAAGGAAGCACAACAGCAGCACATGATCATATCTAAGAGTTTATGCAGAAAGGTGCAAGGCTTTTCTGCATATTTTGTCTTTGTGTTGAGGATATTCTTTCCTCAATGGCTCACTGAAAcaagttaattttgttttcacCATTAATTTACTCAGAATCTATTAGTGAACCAAAGTTCCACTGTTCTTACTGAACTAAATTAGATATATATTGCTGTTTTGGCCTGCGATAATTTCAGTTACTCTTTTGAAAAGCACCTTGGTCTTTTCATTCAACTTGCTTGTATGTGAAAAATTTTCATAATGAAGTCTGGAAAAACAATTCCTCCTTTATTACTGTCTTATTGCCAGAATGAGTCTGTAGGTTAGTTTAATGTACTCCAGGTTGTATTATAACTTAAATATCATCCATCATCAACAATTGTTATAAGTTGGTCAACTTTTTGCTACAATGTAATTCAAAACAGGTAGGTATGTAATTGATAATAATACACATTCATcactgttataaaaaaaaaaacccttgtcaACAATTTTAAAGGAAGTCATCATTTGCATATCTAGAACTTAATTTCAAACAAAACAGCATGAAGAAGTGCCTCAAACTCCCCCTAAGGTATAATAAATCACACCAGAATGGGAcactgtcataaaacaacttagcaacctggaagaaatgcatTATGCCTCTGTGAGGTTTTACAGCACAGTGGCATATCATATTGAGTaccatcttttttgttttttaagaaaaatcatgAAGAATTTGCTTTTCCATTCTAAGTTTGGGAACAAACCTTCCTTCACTTTGGGCCTCTGTAACTCAGTGTGCAAAGAGGCAAAGGCACATACTGCTTCCCTACAGGGTCATCACTTTCCACCAATAGCAAATCCCTCTTTATtacagaattattattattacagaaCTCAATTACTACCTGGGTAAGTCAATCAAGAGGGCTTAGACAACAGCTGGGcaaattttaatgtgtttatttctacagtttgtttttattaaaagttttgTGAAAAAAGGATTCCTATAAATAGTAAAAAGGGGGGAAACAGGAGTGTTCCTTGGCCTGAAGCAAACGGTACATTTATAAACAAGGTAAAGCTGCTCAGCCTATTAAAAGGACAAAGATAAAACTAGTCACAGATAGTACAACTGTTCAAGAGGTTCAGAGTGGGAAGTGTTTTGTCCCAAGTTTAGGTGCCCTAAAGTGGCTACCAGTATAGTTAATTCTCAATTCTCTAGCCCTGGTCATCTGTGCCTCTCTTCCTGCAGAAAACCCACCCCAGATGAAGCAAGCACTGAGGGGGGCTGTCCTAAGAACACTGCCACCAACAACACAGCTGGAACCACCAGCCCCTCGAACATTAGAGCTCCTAAGAGAATTTGAAACAGTCGTCaacattttcctcttcttttgcaGGAAAATACTGGAAGTAAACAGGGGCACATAGAATTCAACAGCTGGCTACCAGTGTTTTACATTCAGTTGTTTGGAAGCATACTGATTCAGCTCTGGTTAGAAAATGTAGAATTACTTTATTACTTCCTAAAGTACACTAAGACATAAAAGTCACTTCAGGATAATACAGTTTCTGCATTGAAGGGGAACCTGCAGTAAAAACATCTGCTCAACTCTAGATCTGGAGACTCAGTGGGGGAAGCCCTAAGTGATCATTTGTCACTGAGATACACAGGTGCTTGAATT from Capricornis sumatraensis isolate serow.1 chromosome 10, serow.2, whole genome shotgun sequence includes these protein-coding regions:
- the EGR2 gene encoding E3 SUMO-protein ligase EGR2 isoform X1, with amino-acid sequence MRVGLPSEASSCRWSARGPQDWPERRRSGLAHVLSDNIYPVEDLAPTSVTIFPNAELGGPFDQMNGVAGDGMINIDMTGEKRSLDLPYPSSFAPVSAPRNQTFTYMGKFSIDPQYPGAGCYPEGIINIVSAGILQGVTSPASTTASSSVTSASPNPLATGPLGVCTMSQTQPDLDHLYTPPPPPPYAGCGGDLYQDPSAFLSAATTSTSSSLAYPPPPSYPSPKPATDPSLFPMIPDYPGFFPSQCQRDLHGTAGPDRKPFPCPLDSLRVPPPLTPLSTIRNFTLGGPSAGATGPGAGGGSEGPRLPGTGSAAAAAAAYNPHHLPLRPILRPRKYPNRPSKTPVHERPYPCPAEGCDRRFSRSDELTRHIRIHTGHKPFQCRICMRNFSRSDHLTTHIRTHTGEKPFACDYCGRKFARSDERKRHTKIHLRQKERKSSAPSSAVPAASSASCSGGAQAGGTLCSSNSSTIGGGSLGPCSSRTRTP
- the EGR2 gene encoding E3 SUMO-protein ligase EGR2 isoform X2, which produces MMTAKAVDKIPVTLSGFVHQLSDNIYPVEDLAPTSVTIFPNAELGGPFDQMNGVAGDGMINIDMTGEKRSLDLPYPSSFAPVSAPRNQTFTYMGKFSIDPQYPGAGCYPEGIINIVSAGILQGVTSPASTTASSSVTSASPNPLATGPLGVCTMSQTQPDLDHLYTPPPPPPYAGCGGDLYQDPSAFLSAATTSTSSSLAYPPPPSYPSPKPATDPSLFPMIPDYPGFFPSQCQRDLHGTAGPDRKPFPCPLDSLRVPPPLTPLSTIRNFTLGGPSAGATGPGAGGGSEGPRLPGTGSAAAAAAAYNPHHLPLRPILRPRKYPNRPSKTPVHERPYPCPAEGCDRRFSRSDELTRHIRIHTGHKPFQCRICMRNFSRSDHLTTHIRTHTGEKPFACDYCGRKFARSDERKRHTKIHLRQKERKSSAPSSAVPAASSASCSGGAQAGGTLCSSNSSTIGGGSLGPCSSRTRTP